A region of the Mycobacteriales bacterium genome:
GCGCGGTGCTTGAACGCCGCCGAGCCCAGAAGCTGCAGCTCCGCGTGCCTTTTGGCCGTGACAACGAACAGCGCCGCACTGAAGCTGACCGCTAGGAACCAGCCGGACACGGGCACAGACACCGCGAAAGCGCCGGCCAACGGGCGCAGCACGAACCCGGTTGTGACGACGAGCAGGTCCACCCAGGGCAACTGCTTCAGCCAGAGGCTGTAGGCGACGCTGATGGCGGCGTAGCCGCCGACGGCGAGCGTGGTTGCAGCGCTGCTCAACAGTGCCAGACCCGCCACCGCGACGATGACGAGCCCGATGCCCATACCGGCTGCCAACGCGGCTGGTAGCCGTCCCGAGGCAACCGGCCGGTCCCGCTTCAGCGGATGTTGCCGGTCCCGATCGCGGTCCGCGGTGTCGTTGATGAGATACACCCCGCTGGCCGCGACGGTGAATGCCACCGACGCACCGAGCGCCGCGAGCAGCGAGCTCGGCTGCCCCATCACCCGCGCGGCCAGCGGGGCCGCCAGCACGAGCAGGTTCTTCGGCCACTGCCGCGGGCGAGCAGCGCTGACGAGCGCAGAACCCAACCGGGGCAGCGTTCGGGCCGTCGCCTGCCTCAGCGGTACGACTACTTCGCCGGGTCGCACCGAATCGGCGAAGCAGTCGAGAGCAACTGGCATTCGAACAAGTCTCCTCAGCTGGACTCTCCGTCCAGACTGGCGCACGCAGATGAAAAGACCATGTGAGCGGGTTCGTTTCGTTTCTCAGGATCAACTCACGGTGCTCACAGTGCAACGGGCCGACGATGGCGATCTCGGTGCGGATGGTCCGTCACCAGGGGTATGGAGGTTCGATGAAGTCAAAGAGGCTGTATACGGCGCTGGCCGGCGGCGCATTAGCGATGGGTGGGCTAGGCGCGATTGCGGCCGCTGCCGGGCCGGCTGGGGCGTCGACACCCGTGCGGAATGCAACGACCGCGACCAGCTCGGATTCGGGCACGGATGCCCCGGGTGGGCCGGACGTCCAGCAGGGTCCGGACGTCCAGCAGGGTCCGGACGTCCAGCAGGGCGGTCCGGACGGTCCTTCGGCTGAGATTGCGGGCGCCTAGCTCGCGATGTCGCAGGTCGAGCAGGAGACGCGCCAGCGGCGGCGGGTGGCTGAGGTTGATGCTCGACTCCGCGTGATGGATGTCATGAGGACATCCCTCGACGGAGGCGGCTGCCTGCTGAGCACTGGGGCGGTCCGCGGACTCGGTGGTATGGCTCGGTAGCGATTCCGACGTGACACGCCGAGGCGACATGCGCTGGGAGTGCAACATGACTGACCCGAGGCACAGTCTCGGGACGCAGCCTCGACGAGGAGTGTTGGATGATCGCGCTCCGAGTCACCACCGATCCGCACGTCAACCACTCCGCGGTACAGACCGTGCCGCGGAGTGGTTGACTGACGTTCAGGTTCGATCGGACCCCGATCGACGCGCGGGATGCCCAGGATGACGAGCTCCGCGGAGGTGGCGCTCCGACGGCCATGCACGCGACGGCACTTGGTGTCACTGTCGGGCTGGCTGCGCTCGGCGTTGTCGCGCCGTGCGCCAAGGGTTACCCATCAATTGCGGCGAGCTACCCGTTCACACCGGGATCGGCGGCCACCCGGGCGGTACGGGTGATCGCGC
Encoded here:
- a CDS encoding decaprenyl-phosphate phosphoribosyltransferase, translating into MPVALDCFADSVRPGEVVVPLRQATARTLPRLGSALVSAARPRQWPKNLLVLAAPLAARVMGQPSSLLAALGASVAFTVAASGVYLINDTADRDRDRQHPLKRDRPVASGRLPAALAAGMGIGLVIVAVAGLALLSSAATTLAVGGYAAISVAYSLWLKQLPWVDLLVVTTGFVLRPLAGAFAVSVPVSGWFLAVSFSAALFVVTAKRHAELQLLGSAAFKHRAALRWYGLRGLRRIRELAQLGTIVAYLGWALSRPSPAGRWWETASAVFAAAALWRYARRNDEGSGGAPEDALFRDHVLQSFGVAFAGLFLAGLGGV